From a single Opisthocomus hoazin isolate bOpiHoa1 chromosome 6, bOpiHoa1.hap1, whole genome shotgun sequence genomic region:
- the PALMD gene encoding palmdelphin: protein MEEADLLKERFQAITDKRKLQEEITQKRLKVEEEKMKHQHLKKKALREKWLLDGFSSLTPKEQEEMQKQNWEDQQRTHELEQDIFRLEKEIEALEREEMEVSAKEEVILKKLKSVEKTTEDIIKSVKTEKAGVEKEAADYIYANIPDLPKHFRPSTLKSTTLAATDDDKKRQALFAMEIKVERDTKTGENTVLSTIPLPSKEFKETGIKVYDDGRKSVYAVSSNGSTTQNGMDELAPVDVEDLLRQATEKNSRSPTEYHEPVFANKFCGPVTPQQDKLVPGPKLEDIPRREMNGFNNHQTEFSSKTEPFMQQHKENGLDLPKEIQPKSPSPVLSHSDTKGHTNPENKMIYNEERKAEELKPYQNTRERHNETRFSSSCHVNETSSAPQDEEDVQYSIVQAIPCYVDDSEPVTMIFMGYQHIDDDAEADQKLSRYDGVIHAELVIIDDDEDDDSKSEKPSYHPIGHYSQVYQPPRRKITEVPQMNPVSTLGMNLNKVPHKNSISLQEQEERLSSPTHHAHLHGQVSGDGTEDPSLTALRMRMAKLGKKVI, encoded by the exons aaaAAGGCCTTGCGGGAAAAATGGCTCTTGGATGGCTTTAGCTCTCTCACTccaaaagagcaagaagaaatgCAAAAGCAGAACTGGGAGGACCAACAACGGACTCATGAGCTGGAACAAGACATTTTCAG ACTGGAGAAGGAAATTGAGGCTCTGGAAAGAGAGGAAATGGAAGTCTCAGCTAAGgaagaagtaattttaaagaaacttAAGTCTGTTGAGAAAACAACAGAAGACATTATAAAG TCTGTGAAGACTGAAAAAGCAGGAGTTGAAAAAG AGGCAGCAGACTACATATACGCCAACATACCTGATCTTCCCAAGCATTTCAGGCCTTCCACACTGAAAAGTACAACACTTGCTGCCACTGATGATGACAAAAAGAGACAAG CATTGTTTGCCATGGAAATTAAAGTTGAAAGAGACACGAAGACAGGAGAAAACACAGTGTTATCAACAATACCTCTTCCCTCAAAGGAGTTTAAAGAGACAGGAATTAAAGTCTATGATGATGGCAGGAAGTCAGTCTATGCAGTGTCCTCAAATGGCAGCACAACACAAAATGGGATGGATGAACTTGCTCCTGTTGACGTGGAGGACCTGCTACGGCAGGCAACCGAAAAAAATTCCCGGTCTCCTACAGAGTATCATGAGCCTGTGTTTGCAAACAAATTTTGCGGACCAGTTACTCCTCAGCAAGATAAATTAGTCCCTGGACCAAAACTGGAAGACATTCCCAGAAGAGAGATGAATGGATTTAACAATCATCAGACAGAATTCTCCTCCAAAACAGAGCCCTTTATGCAGCAACATAAAGAGAATGGGCTTGATCTTCCAAAGGAAATACAGCCAAAGTCTCCCTCTCCAGTACTTTCCCATTCAGACACAAAAGGGCACACTAATCCTGAGAACAAGATGATAtataatgaagaaagaaaagctgaggaaTTAAAACCTTACCAAAATACAAGAGAAAGGCATAATGAGACAAGGTTTTCAAGTTCCTGCCATGTTAATGAAACATCCTCTGCACCTCAAGATGAGGAAGATGTTCAATACAGTATTGTCCAAGCTATACCATGTTATGTGGATGATTCTGAACCAGTAACAATGATTTTCATGGGTTATCAGCACATTGATGATGATGCAGAAGCAGACCAAAAGTTGTCACGATATGATGGGGTTATCCATGCAGAATTAGTTATCAttgatgatgatgaagatgatgacAGCAAGTCTGAGAAACCATCATATCATCCCATAGGACACTATAGTCAGGTTTATCAGCCACCAAGAAGGAAAATCACAGAAGTCCCACAGATGAACCCTGTGAGCACTCTGGGTATGAACCTGAACAAGGTACCCCACAAAAATTCCATCTCTCTGCAAGAACAAGAGGAACGCTTAAGCTCACCAACACACCATGCTCATCTTCATGGCCAGGTATCTGGAGACGGTACAGAAGATCCTTCACTAACAg ctctgAGGATGAGAAtggcaaagctggggaaaaaggtgaTTTAA
- the FRRS1 gene encoding ferric-chelate reductase 1 isoform X2, protein MSKGYPSGKVREACTSMIPCHGSSPQLSPEHTITVNGSAFKPGDNIEVHLSGPDFEGFFMQARDAEHLDSPAVGFFMLADRRLSQLLTCGRTKNSAVSHTSKAKKKYIKVYWIAPGDAPKHVQFLATVVKKYKTFWVKIPGPIVSQANALSPATPLHAASEAVSTSYPVSYLSKPFNASGCGSTKFCIRNPSKCDPESASCFFLSFQQEKSSVFIEMSGPSEGYLAFALSHDQWMGGDDAYLCVNEDHRVHVSTAYLKGQSRPLLDSESALKDISWRIVDGVLQCSFRRSIILPAYKGRFNLDASYYIFLADGEASEGGLIYKHRRQPLITNGIYNVTGLPQDIGGSRSPRLIKAHGALMFVAWITTVSIGIIVARFFKPVWSHSFMFGKEMWFQVHRMLMLTTVMLTGISFVLPFVYRGGWSQHAGFHPYLGCTVMALTVFQALMAGLRPPRHAPRRQLFNWFHWSAGTTARILAVVTMYLGMDLPALDLPDPWDTYTMIGFVAWHVGIDVLLEIHSYCLVCKVEVIEDDRVQILQSLTSAEAEGRLFKQIVLTVYVCGNIVFLIAFLTVINQM, encoded by the exons GACAACATAGAAG TTCATTTGTCTGGACCAGATTTTGAAGGATTTTTCATGCAAGCCCGGGATGCAGAACACCTGGATAGCCCTGCAGTTGGTTTTTTCATGCTAGCTGACCGGAGACTTTCTCAGCTTCTGACATGTGGCCGTACCAAG AATTCAGCTGTCAGTCACACaagtaaagcaaaaaagaaatacataaaagttTATTGGATTGCTCCTGGAGATGCACCAAAACATGTACAGTTTCT aGCCACAGTTGTGAAGAAATACAAGACTTTCTGGGTGAAGATTCCTGGTCCCATTGTTTCTCAGGCTAATGCGCTGTCCCCAGCAACACCCTTGCATGCAGCATCAGAGGCTGTATCAACTTCATACCCCGTTTCCTACTTATCAAAGCCA TTTAATGCATCAGGTTGTGGAAGTACGAAGTTCTGCATTAGAAACCCTTCAAAGTGTGATCCTGAAAGTGCTTCCTGTTTTTTTCTATCCTTCCAACAAGAGAAAAGTTCAGTATTTATTGAAATGAGTGGTCCAAGTGAAGGATATTTAGCATTTGCATTGTCCCATGACCAGTGGATG GGTGGTGATGATGCATATCTGTGTGTTAATGAGGACCACCGTGTTCATGTAAGCACTGCCTATCTGAAGGGACAAAGTCGTCCTCTTTTGGATTCAGAG AGTGCCCTTAAAGACATATCATGGAGGATTGTGGATGGTGTTCTTCAGTGTTCTTTCAGAAGGAGTATTATTCTTCCTGCTTATAAAGGGAGATTTAATCTGGATGCCAGTTACTACATCTTTCTCGCAGATGGGGAAGCTAGTGAAG GTGGACTAATATACAAACATCGTCGTCAGCCTCTGATCACCAATGGAATATACAATGTCACAGGCCTCCCTCAGGATATTGGAGGTTCCCGCTCCCCACGACTTATCAAGGCTCATG GAGCACTAATGTTTGTTGCTTGGATTACCACAGTTAGTATTGGCATTATTGTTGCACGATTCTTCAAACCTGTCTGGTCTCATTCATTCATGTTTGGAAAGGAGATGTGGTTTCAG GTGCATCGTATGCTTATGTTGACCACAGTCATGCTTACAGGCATTTCTTTTGTGTTGCCCTTTGTATATCGAGGTGGTTGGAGCCAA CATGCAGGTTTTCATCCCTATCTCGGCTGTACTGTGATGGCTCTGACAGTTTTTCAAGCTCTTATGGCAGGTTTGAGACCACCTCGTCATGCGCCAAG gAGGCAATTGTTTAACTGGTTTCACTGGAGTGCTGGTACAACAGCTAGAATACTAGCTG TGGTGACTATGTACTTGGGAATGGATCTACCAGCACTTGACCTACCAGACCCATGGGACACCTATACAATGATTGGTTTTGTAGCTTGGCATGTTGGTATTGATGTTCTTCTGGAAATACACAGCTACTGTCTCGTATGTAAAG TTGAAGTGATAGAGGATGACAGAGTACAGATACTGCAGTCACTCACATCTGCAGAAGCAGAG GGTCGTCTGTTTAAACAGATTGTGTTAACCGTCTATGTCTGTGGAAATATAGTATTCCTCATTGCCTTCCTGACAGTAATCAACCAAATGTGA